The genomic region AATAATGAAAGATAAACAGAATCGTTTTTAGATTCTTTGATCAGATGTCATAAAAATATGATCATAATAAATTTTATAAAAAAATTCAGTTATATATTCAAAAAAAATTTTCAATATCAATCAAAAAAAAAAATAAAAAAACATACCTCCATAAATTATCATTATTTTTGTGAAGATCTTTAATAATGGGAAAGTTTTTAAAATAATTAAAAATGCAAGTTTTAAAATTTGGGGGAAGTTCTGTAGCTCATTCTGATGCTATAAAATGTATTTGTTCTTTATTAGAAAAAAAACCAAAAGGAAGATATGCTATTGTTGTATCTGCATTAGGAAATATTACGGATCAATTAATACAATGTGGTCTACTCGCTTCTGAAAGAAGAAACATTTATAAAAATATATTAGAAGAAATCGAGATTCGACATCTGAATATTATAAGAGAATTGTTTCCTATTACCTATCAAAGTCATTTAATCAGTTGGATAAAAAAAAATATAAATGATTTAGAAAGTTTATGTGATGGAATTTTTCAAGTTGAAGAACTTTCAAAACGTTCTTTAGATAAAATCATGAGTTTTGGAGAATTGAGTTCTTCTTTTCTTATTGCAGAAAAATTAAAACAAACCGGATTAGACGCAATTTGTAAAGATAGCAGAGATTTAATTATTACAGATTCTCAATTTGGATGTGCACAAGTAGATTTTATAACAAGTAATCACCATATTATTCAATTTTTTCGTGAAAAAACATCAGAATATATCGTTTTACCAGGATTTATAGGTTCTACGTTAGAAAATGAAACAACAACCCTTGGTAGAGGAGGTTCTGATTATACTGCATCTATTTTAGCTGCGGCTGTTTCTGCTAGTTTACTTGAAATTTGGACAGATGTAAGTGGAATGATGACAGCAAATCCAAAAATAGTAAATCAAGCTTTTCCTATAAAAGAAATTTCTTATGAGGAAGCAATGGAATTATCTCATTTTGGAGCAAAAGTTATTTATCCTCCTACTATTCAACCTGCTATGAAAAAACATATTCCTATACAAATTAAAAATACTTTTTCTCCCTTAGATACTGGAACTTTGATTTATATTAATAAAAATACAAATATTAGTCAACCTGTAACCGGAATATCCGGAATTCAAAATATGGCATTGCTTACTCTGGAAGGAAGTGGAATGGTAGGAATTCCTGGATATTCTAAACGTCTATTTGAAGCGTTATCACGTGAAAAAATAAATGTTATATTTATAACTCAAAGTTCTTCAGAACATTCAATAACCACAGGAATTCATGAAACGGATGTCATAAAAGCAAAAGCAGTTATAGATAGCGAATTTTCTCAAGAAATACATCAAAGACGTATTGATCCATTAAGAATAGAGAAAGATCTTTGTATTATTGCTGTTGTAGGAGATAACATGAAAAATCTTCATGGAACTAGTGGAAAAATGTTTTCGGCTTTAGGAAGAAATAGCATTAATGTGAGAGCTATTGCACAAGGATCTACTGAAAAAAATATATCAGCCGTTATTAGAAAAACTGATTTTAAAAAGGCTTTAAATACTTTACATGAAGCTTTTTTTGAAAGTCCACCAAAACAAATCAATCTTTTTATTTGTGGAGTCGGAAAAGTAGGAAGCAAATTGCTTGAACAAATAGATCAACAACAAAATTACTTATTGGAAGAATTAAAGCTTCAAGTTCGAGTCATTGGTTTAGCTAATAGTAAAAAAATGTATTTCAATAATCATGGAATTAATTTAAATGATTGGGAAAAATATATAAACCAAAAAAGCATTCATATGAATATATATTCCTTTATGGAAAAAGTATGGAAATTTAATCTAAGAAATAGTTTGTTTGTGGATAATACAGCTAGTGAAGAAATGGCTATGACTTATGACAAATTTTTAAAAAATGGAATAGGTGTTATTACTTGTAATAAAATCGCTTGTTCTTCCGATTATGATCATTATAAAAGATTAAAAACGCTTTCTAGACATTTTAAAGCTCCATTTTTGTTCGAAACAAATGTAGGAGCAAGTCTTCCAGTTATTAGTACACTTAATGATCTGATTAATAGTGGAGATAAAATTAATAAGATAGAAGCTGTTTTATCAGGAAGTTTAAATTTTATATTTAATCACTTCATAGGAGAAAAATCTTTTTTAGAAGTGGTAAAAAATGCACAAAATCAAGGATATACTGAACCTGATCCGAGAATCGATTTAAGTGGATTAGACGTCATGCGAAAAATACTAATTTTAGCGAGAGAATGCGGTTCTCCATTAGAATTAACTGATATTCATCAAAAATCTTTTCTTCCCAAAACTTGTTCCAGTTCGACTTCTATAAATAATTTTTATCAAGAACTACACAAATACCAAGATTATTTTTTTAAAATTAGAAATGAAGCAGAAAAAAATAAAAAACGTTTACGTTTTATTGCACGTTATGAAAATGGAGAGGCTTCTGTTGGTTTAGAATCTGTATCAGAAATACATCCATTTTTTCAATTAGAAGGAAAAGATAATATGGTTTTATATAATACATATCGTTATTCTGAACAGCCTCTTATCATAAAAGGAGCAGGGGCTGGAGCAGAAGTTACTGCATCTGGAGTTTTTTCAGATATTATTAAAGCTACTAAATAAAAATCATGAAGGGAATTAAAATATTTTCACCAGCAACTGTAGCTAATTTAGCTTGTGGTTTTGATGTTATTGGATTGGCTTTAGATTTTCCTAAAGATGAAATTTTTTTATATAAATCCAACAATCCAGGAATAAGAATTAATAAAATATATGGATCCCCGTTGCCTCATGATCCTAGAAAAAACGTCGCTTTTGTTGCTTTACAATCTTTATTGAAAAAATATAAACAAAAACAAAGATTTGATGAAACAAAAATAGGATTTGAAATAGAATTAATTAAAAATATTCATCCTGGAAGTGGAATAGGATCTAGTGCAGCTAGCGCAGCTGGTATTGTTTATGGAGCTAATATTTTATTAGGAAACCCTTTTAATACGATACAATTAATCCGTTTTGCCATGGAAGGAGAACGTATAGCGAGTGGAACAGCTCATGCTGATAATGTAGCTCCCGCTATTATGGGTGGAGTAACATTAGTCAGAAGCTATCAACCATTGGATATTACTAGGTTGCATACACCTAATGAATTGTGGATAAGTATTATACACCCCCAAATTGAGGTCAAAACATCAGATGCTAGAGAAATATTAAAACAAAAAATACTCATGACAGACGCAATTAAACAGTGGGGAAATGTAGGAGCATTAATTGCTGGTTTATATCAAGAAAATTATGAATTAATAAGTAGATCCTTAGAAGATGTTATTGTAGAACCTATACGAGCTATGCTAATTCCAGCTTTTTATGAATTAAAAATCAAATGTAAAGAAATAGGAGCTTTAGGTGGAGGAATTTCTGGTTCTGGACCTTCTGTTTTTATGTTAAGCAAAGGGAACCAAACGGCAAAAAAAGTTACTGAAATTATGAATCGAGTATATTCTCCGTTAAAAGTTGATTATAAAACTTATACATCTCCTATTAATCAAAAAGGAATCAAATGGATTCAATTATCATAAAATTATATGAATATGTTATACCACAGTTTAAAAAATTATCAAAATTTAGTTTCGTTCGAAGATGCGGTTTTAACTGGTTTATCACCTGATGGAGGTTTATATATGCCTGAATGTATTCCTAAATTAGAACATAAATTTATTCATCAACTTTCGATTTATGATATTTATACGATTGCTATGTTTGTTATCAAACCTTATATTGGAAAATATATACCCGAAAAATTTATTGATGATATAATTCATGATACTTTAAATTTCCCTTTTCCATTGAAAAAAATACATGACAATATTCACGTATTAGAACTTTTTCATGGTCCCACTTTGGCTTTTAAAGATGTAGGAGCTAAATTCATGGCCGGATGTTTAAGCTTTTTTTCTGACAAATTAGGAAAAAGTATTACAGTTTTAGTGGCAACTTCAGGAGATACCGGAGGTGCCGTTGCTAAAGGATTTCATCAAAAACCTGGAATAGAAGTTATTATTTTATATCCATATAATGGAATCAGTCCTATACAGGAAAAACAAATAACCTCATTAGGAGATAATATATTAGCTCTAGAAATAGATGGAGATTTTGATGACTGTCAAAACATGGTAAAACACGCCTTTTTAGATAAAGAATTGAAAAAAAAATATACATTAACTTCTGCTAATTCAATCAATGTAGGAAGATGGCTTCCTCAAATGTTTTATTATTTTATAGCTTACAAAAAAATGATTGTAGAAAAAAATCCATCCGAATTAATTTTTTCAGTTCCTAGTGGAAATTTTGGAAATATTTGTGCAGGAATGATGGCTAATAGAATGGGGTTACCAATAAAATTTTTTATTGCTTCTACAAATAGTAATGATACCATACCTAGATTTTTAAAATCTGAAAAATACCATCCCATTTCGGTCAAAAAAACTATATCAAATGCTATGGATATATCTGATCCCAGCAATTTTTCTAGAATATGGCATTTATATCAAAAAAATATGTTTCAATTAAGAAAAAAACTAAATTCTTATAAATTTACGGATGAAGAAACTTTATCAATTATCAAAATGATATGGAAAAAATATAAATATATGTTAGATCCACACGGAGCTATTGGGTATTTAGGACTTAGACAATATTTACAAGAAAATAAAAATTTTTCAGATCCATCTATTTTTTTAGAAACAGCTCATCCTATTAAATTTTTAAATCATATGCCAGCTTTTTTACAAAAAAAAATTGTACCTCCTTCTCAAAAAATAGAAACATTTTTGAATACGAAAAATAAAAATAAAAAAATATCATTATCCAATGATTTTAATATTTTCAAAACTTGGTTATTAGATAGATCAATAAAATAATTTTAAATGGCGACATCTCCCTTAATATGAGGAAAAGGATTATAGTTTTTCAACTCAAAATCTTCAAAACGAAATTGAAAAATATTTTTAACAGAAGAATTGATAATCATTTCAGGTAGGGGTTTTGGAGTTCTTTTCATTTGTATTTTAACTTGTTTAATATGATTATTGTAAATATGAGCATCACCTATAGTGTGAATAAGTTCTTTTCCTTTTAGATTCAAAATATGTCCTAACATAGAAAGTAACAATGCGTAAGAAGCAATATTAAATGGTAATCCAATAAAAATATCTGCACTTCTTTGATATAAAAGTAATGATAATTTTTTTTTGTATACGTAAAATTGGAACAATAAATGACAAGGAGGTAACGCCATATTCTGAATCATTCCTACATTCCAAGAAGAAACAATTAAACGTCGAGAACTAGGATTCAACTTGATTTCTTTTATAAGATTAACGATTTGATCAATAAAATGTCCATCGTATGTTGGCCATTTTCTCCATTGAAATCCATATATTGGACCTAATTCTCCATTATGATCTGCCCATGGATTCCAAATACTAACTTTATTATTTGTTAAAAATTGAATATTTGTATCTCCTTTTAAAAACCATAAAAGCTCATAAATAATAGATCGTATATTTAATTTTTTAGTGGTTAATAGAGGAAAGCCTTTTTCTAAGTTAAATCTCATTTGATAACCAAAGATACTTATGGTTCCTACCCCTGTACGATCTTTCCTTTTTACTCCCTTTTTTAATACGTTTTTTAATAAATTTAAATATTGTTTCATAAACTCATAATATGTATTTCTTTTTTAATTTAAAGAGTATTTTTGCATAAAAAAAATATAACTATGAATCAAAAGGTTCTCTTCTTTTCTACAAGAAGTGGGTTAAAATTATCAAAAAATATAGCTTATTATTATGGTAATTTTCTTGGTAAAGTACGATTTTTAGAATTTAGTGATGGAGAATATATTCCTTGTTTTGAACAATCCGTTCGTGGATCTCAAGTATTTTTAATTGGATCAACTTTTCCTCCTGTAGATAATTTAATGGAATTATTATTAATGTGCGATGCTGCTTGTAGAGCTTCATCTTATAATATTACACTGGTAATTCCGTATTTTGGATGGGCTAGACAAGATCATAAAGATAAACTTAGAACTCCTATTGCATCAAAACTTATAGCTAACTTAATAGTTGCTTCAGGAGCGACTAGAGTCATGACCATGGATTTGCATGCAGATCAAATTCAAGGATTTTTTGATATCCCTGTTGATCATTTATATGCATCTAGAATATTTATTAATTATATTAAGAAATTAAATATAGATCAGTTAACGATTGCTTCTCCCGATATGGGAGGAGCAAAAAGAGCTAGAAGTTATGCGGGTTATTTAGGAACAGATGTAGTAATCTGTTATAAAGAAAGAAAAAAAGCAAATGAAATAGAATTTATGAATCTTATAGGAAATGTAAAAGACAAAAATATTATACTTATAGATGATATCGTCGATACTGCAGGAACTTTAACAGAAGCGGCTAATTTAATAAAAAAACAAGGAGCTAAAAGTGTTCGCGCTATAGCAACTCATCCCGTTTTATCAGGGAATTCATATGAAAAAATACATCAATCAGAAATTGAAGAGTTGGTAGTTACAGATACCATTCCTATAAATCAAATGAAGATAAATGATAAAATTAAAGTTTTATCTTGTGCTCCACTTTTTGCGGAAGTCATGCAATCGGTTCATAAAGATGAATCCATCAGTAAAAAATTTATAATATGAAATATATCAATATATCCGGTCATAAAAGAAATGTTGGAAAAAAAGAAGTTCGTTCTATTCGACTTTCTGGAAAAATACCATGTATTTTATATGGAAAAAATTTAAATATTCCGTTTTCTACTTCATTAGAAGGTTTAAAAAAAATAGTCTATACTACAGAAGTATATGGTATTGTTCTTAAAATAGAGGGGTATGATCAAAACATTAACGCTATTCGAAAAGAAATACAATTTCATCCTATTAACAACAAAATATTACATGTGGATTTTTACAAAATTGATCCAATCAAACCTATTATATTAGAAATTCCCATAAAATCTTTTGGTCGCCCGATTGGAGTAGAAAAAGGAGGAGAATATTATTCTCCTATTCGAAAATTAAAAGTAAAAGCATATCCACATAATATGCCAGAATATATTAAATTAAATGTTAATTCTTTAGATATAGGTGATAGAATAACCATAGAAGATTTATATAATGATCAATACACGATATTAAATCCTTTTCGTACACTGATAGCAACCGTCAAAAACTCTCGTACAATTATTAAAAGTACTCAAAAAGAAGAGGAAAATCAAGAAATAAAGAAAAAAGAAGATAAAGAAGATAAAAAGAAAAAAAAAATCAAATAAATTGTGCGTTTAGATTTTTATTTTATGGAAGTCGCTTTAAAAGAAGCTTTCATTGCTTTTCATAAAAATGAAATTCCTATAGGTGCTGCAATGACATATCAAAATATACTTATAGCAAAAGCTCATAATTTAACTGAAACTTTATGTAATATTACTGCACATGCAGAAATGTTGGCGATTAATTTAGCATCTAGTTTTTTGAAAAAAAAATATATCAAGAAATGTACTTTATATGTCACCTTAGAACCATGTGTTATGTGTGCTGGAGCTTTATTTTGGTCTCAAATAGGAAGAGTGGTATGTGGAGCTTCCAATCCATCAAAAAGAGGGTTCATTTGTTCTGGCATTAAATTACACCCAAAAACAGAATTTGTATCCGGAATTATGAAAAATCAGTGCAAAACTATTATAGAAAAATTTTTTCTTTATAAAAGAATCCATAAATCTAAAAAAATTATATAAATATTTTTATTTTTTTTTTATCATNNNNNNNNNNNNNNNNNNNNNNNNNNNNNNNNNNNNNNNNNNNNNNNNNNNNNNNNNNNNNNNATAAATCTAAAAAAATTATATAAATATTTTTATTTTTTTTTTATCATTTTAAAAAAAATAGGTAAAGTTGTGATTAATACAATTAATAGAATAATCCATTCAAGATGATTTTTTAATTTCGGAAAGCTTTTATCTAAATAATGTCCCGATAACATAATGGAATAAGTCCAAGCAAGCGCTCCAATGATATTATATATCATAAATTTTTTAAAGTCTATACGAATTGCTCCTGCTACAATAGGAGCAAAAGAGCGAAACATAGGAAGAAAACGACTTATAATAAGAGCTGTTGTTTTATATTTATTGTAAAACAATTTTGCTAAAATCAAATGTTTTTTCTTAAAAAAAAAGGAATCCTTTTTTTTGTATAATAATTTTCCAGATTTATATCCTAACCAGTATCCTTGCATATTTCCAAGAATAGCCACACCTGCTACAATTAAAATAATCACAAAAAAAGGGACATTATAAAAATTTTTGCATAAATCCTTTCCAAAAATTCCGGCAGTAAATAATAAAGAATCCCCAGGCAAGAAAAAACCGATAAAAAATCCTGTTTCTGCAAAAACAATAGCTAATAGAATAAATAAAGCTGTATTTCCAAAATATAAAAATATCCATCTAGGATTAAATAAATGCTGAAAAAAATCCCAAATATCTGACATTTTACAAATGTGATAATGAAAGTCAAAGTTAAATATTTCCATTTTTTATCTTACTAAAAAAATAAAAATATTTATTTTCATATTTTAATTAAAAAAACGAATATATGGAGTGTTTATTTAAATTTATTAATATTTTAGGATGGATTCCTAATATATTTTTCTTCATCATCGGTTTGATTTTTATCGTTTTTTGGTTACAAAAAATATTTTATTTCATTGATTAGTAAAAAATTGGTTAATTTTGTTAGATTTATACTGAGACGAAGATATATATACATGCGAATGAAAAAAATAGGAGAATTTTTCCACTTTAATGAAGAAGCTTATGATTTTCTGAAAGATTATTTATTTCATCAAGTAGACTCCATCAAGAATATATTTATTTTAGTTGATGACATAACTTATACACATTGTCTTCCTATTCTTTTTCATAACATCGATTTTTTAAAAAAATCTAATATTATTAAAATAAAATCAGGAGAAAAAGAAAAAAATATTTACACGTGTATTCAAATATGTAAAAATTTAGAAAAATTTAAAGCAACTAGAAAAAGTTTAATTATCAATTT from Blattabacterium cuenoti harbors:
- the thrA gene encoding bifunctional aspartate kinase/homoserine dehydrogenase I; amino-acid sequence: MQVLKFGGSSVAHSDAIKCICSLLEKKPKGRYAIVVSALGNITDQLIQCGLLASERRNIYKNILEEIEIRHLNIIRELFPITYQSHLISWIKKNINDLESLCDGIFQVEELSKRSLDKIMSFGELSSSFLIAEKLKQTGLDAICKDSRDLIITDSQFGCAQVDFITSNHHIIQFFREKTSEYIVLPGFIGSTLENETTTLGRGGSDYTASILAAAVSASLLEIWTDVSGMMTANPKIVNQAFPIKEISYEEAMELSHFGAKVIYPPTIQPAMKKHIPIQIKNTFSPLDTGTLIYINKNTNISQPVTGISGIQNMALLTLEGSGMVGIPGYSKRLFEALSREKINVIFITQSSSEHSITTGIHETDVIKAKAVIDSEFSQEIHQRRIDPLRIEKDLCIIAVVGDNMKNLHGTSGKMFSALGRNSINVRAIAQGSTEKNISAVIRKTDFKKALNTLHEAFFESPPKQINLFICGVGKVGSKLLEQIDQQQNYLLEELKLQVRVIGLANSKKMYFNNHGINLNDWEKYINQKSIHMNIYSFMEKVWKFNLRNSLFVDNTASEEMAMTYDKFLKNGIGVITCNKIACSSDYDHYKRLKTLSRHFKAPFLFETNVGASLPVISTLNDLINSGDKINKIEAVLSGSLNFIFNHFIGEKSFLEVVKNAQNQGYTEPDPRIDLSGLDVMRKILILARECGSPLELTDIHQKSFLPKTCSSSTSINNFYQELHKYQDYFFKIRNEAEKNKKRLRFIARYENGEASVGLESVSEIHPFFQLEGKDNMVLYNTYRYSEQPLIIKGAGAGAEVTASGVFSDIIKATK
- a CDS encoding homoserine kinase; its protein translation is MKGIKIFSPATVANLACGFDVIGLALDFPKDEIFLYKSNNPGIRINKIYGSPLPHDPRKNVAFVALQSLLKKYKQKQRFDETKIGFEIELIKNIHPGSGIGSSAASAAGIVYGANILLGNPFNTIQLIRFAMEGERIASGTAHADNVAPAIMGGVTLVRSYQPLDITRLHTPNELWISIIHPQIEVKTSDAREILKQKILMTDAIKQWGNVGALIAGLYQENYELISRSLEDVIVEPIRAMLIPAFYELKIKCKEIGALGGGISGSGPSVFMLSKGNQTAKKVTEIMNRVYSPLKVDYKTYTSPINQKGIKWIQLS
- the thrC gene encoding threonine synthase produces the protein MLYHSLKNYQNLVSFEDAVLTGLSPDGGLYMPECIPKLEHKFIHQLSIYDIYTIAMFVIKPYIGKYIPEKFIDDIIHDTLNFPFPLKKIHDNIHVLELFHGPTLAFKDVGAKFMAGCLSFFSDKLGKSITVLVATSGDTGGAVAKGFHQKPGIEVIILYPYNGISPIQEKQITSLGDNILALEIDGDFDDCQNMVKHAFLDKELKKKYTLTSANSINVGRWLPQMFYYFIAYKKMIVEKNPSELIFSVPSGNFGNICAGMMANRMGLPIKFFIASTNSNDTIPRFLKSEKYHPISVKKTISNAMDISDPSNFSRIWHLYQKNMFQLRKKLNSYKFTDEETLSIIKMIWKKYKYMLDPHGAIGYLGLRQYLQENKNFSDPSIFLETAHPIKFLNHMPAFLQKKIVPPSQKIETFLNTKNKNKKISLSNDFNIFKTWLLDRSIK
- a CDS encoding thymidylate synthase; its protein translation is MKQYLNLLKNVLKKGVKRKDRTGVGTISIFGYQMRFNLEKGFPLLTTKKLNIRSIIYELLWFLKGDTNIQFLTNNKVSIWNPWADHNGELGPIYGFQWRKWPTYDGHFIDQIVNLIKEIKLNPSSRRLIVSSWNVGMIQNMALPPCHLLFQFYVYKKKLSLLLYQRSADIFIGLPFNIASYALLLSMLGHILNLKGKELIHTIGDAHIYNNHIKQVKIQMKRTPKPLPEMIINSSVKNIFQFRFEDFELKNYNPFPHIKGDVAI
- a CDS encoding ribose-phosphate diphosphokinase → MNQKVLFFSTRSGLKLSKNIAYYYGNFLGKVRFLEFSDGEYIPCFEQSVRGSQVFLIGSTFPPVDNLMELLLMCDAACRASSYNITLVIPYFGWARQDHKDKLRTPIASKLIANLIVASGATRVMTMDLHADQIQGFFDIPVDHLYASRIFINYIKKLNIDQLTIASPDMGGAKRARSYAGYLGTDVVICYKERKKANEIEFMNLIGNVKDKNIILIDDIVDTAGTLTEAANLIKKQGAKSVRAIATHPVLSGNSYEKIHQSEIEELVVTDTIPINQMKINDKIKVLSCAPLFAEVMQSVHKDESISKKFII
- a CDS encoding 50S ribosomal protein L25 codes for the protein MKYINISGHKRNVGKKEVRSIRLSGKIPCILYGKNLNIPFSTSLEGLKKIVYTTEVYGIVLKIEGYDQNINAIRKEIQFHPINNKILHVDFYKIDPIKPIILEIPIKSFGRPIGVEKGGEYYSPIRKLKVKAYPHNMPEYIKLNVNSLDIGDRITIEDLYNDQYTILNPFRTLIATVKNSRTIIKSTQKEEENQEIKKKEDKEDKKKKKIK
- a CDS encoding nucleoside deaminase, translating into MEVALKEAFIAFHKNEIPIGAAMTYQNILIAKAHNLTETLCNITAHAEMLAINLASSFLKKKYIKKCTLYVTLEPCVMCAGALFWSQIGRVVCGASNPSKRGFICSGIKLHPKTEFVSGIMKNQCKTIIEKFFLYKRIHKSKKII
- a CDS encoding DedA family protein, with the protein product MSDIWDFFQHLFNPRWIFLYFGNTALFILLAIVFAETGFFIGFFLPGDSLLFTAGIFGKDLCKNFYNVPFFVIILIVAGVAILGNMQGYWLGYKSGKLLYKKKDSFFFKKKHLILAKLFYNKYKTTALIISRFLPMFRSFAPIVAGAIRIDFKKFMIYNIIGALAWTYSIMLSGHYLDKSFPKLKNHLEWIILLIVLITTLPIFFKMIKKK